A single genomic interval of Corallococcus macrosporus harbors:
- a CDS encoding RNA polymerase sigma factor, which produces MFRPRSPRVAPRPGESSASDTEVPSASREDAAEFQALVAQCAPALEARARILCRGRNPADAKDLLQETYERAFRAFHTYDRSAPPMAWLASILVRRFLDWCRHDRRHPQEEFTDAMGDTLAEAEAAPETWARYTLDDVWKAVEQLPPELREVVRMKDMERQSYAEIGRRLGIPSMTVGTRLFRARKKLKELLLAREGTAEGPA; this is translated from the coding sequence GTGTTCCGCCCGCGATCGCCCCGCGTCGCCCCCCGGCCCGGGGAGTCCTCCGCCTCCGACACGGAGGTGCCTTCGGCTTCCCGTGAGGACGCCGCGGAGTTCCAGGCGCTCGTCGCGCAGTGCGCGCCGGCGCTGGAGGCACGGGCCCGCATCCTGTGCCGGGGCCGCAACCCGGCGGACGCGAAGGACCTGCTGCAGGAGACCTACGAGCGCGCCTTCCGCGCGTTCCATACGTATGACCGGTCCGCGCCCCCCATGGCGTGGCTGGCGTCCATCCTCGTTCGACGCTTCCTCGACTGGTGCCGGCACGACCGGCGCCACCCCCAGGAGGAATTCACCGACGCGATGGGGGACACCCTGGCGGAGGCCGAAGCCGCCCCGGAGACCTGGGCGCGCTACACGTTGGACGACGTGTGGAAGGCGGTGGAGCAGCTCCCCCCGGAGCTGCGCGAGGTGGTGCGCATGAAGGACATGGAGCGACAGAGCTACGCGGAGATCGGCCGGCGGCTCGGCATCCCGTCCATGACGGTGGGCACCCGCCTGTTCCGGGCGCGCAAGAAGCTCAAGGAGCTGCTGCTGGCCCGTGAAGGCACCGCGGAGGGTCCAGCGTGA
- the dgcN gene encoding N-acetyltransferase DgcN, with product MDIDKPYLLFLGDVKDQLAAKTAHGIVDWRPDWCVGQLRLPGCAADCGLPDMDIAQAKAKGARTLVVGVVNPGGVLADAWVDTLVRALEAGLDVATGLHKRLSSFPAVAAAAAKHGRKLHDVRFPDRDFATGQGTKRPGLRVLTVGTDCAVGKKYTALALEKELRQRGWKADFRATGQTGILISGRGVALDAVVSDFVAGAAEWLTPANDSDHWDVVEGQGSLFHPSFAGVTLGLLHGAQPDAFIVCHEPTRTRMRGVKHPLPSIQDVIDRTVLEGRLTNPAIQCTGIAINTEHLGEDEARSLLEATGRAHGLPCVDPLRTGAGPLADALASRFPRG from the coding sequence GTGGACATCGACAAGCCCTACCTGCTGTTCCTGGGAGACGTGAAGGATCAGCTCGCGGCCAAGACGGCCCACGGCATCGTGGACTGGCGGCCCGACTGGTGCGTGGGTCAGCTGCGCCTCCCGGGCTGCGCGGCGGACTGTGGCCTGCCAGACATGGACATCGCCCAGGCGAAGGCGAAGGGCGCGCGCACGCTGGTGGTGGGCGTGGTGAACCCGGGCGGCGTGCTGGCGGACGCGTGGGTGGACACGCTGGTGCGGGCGCTGGAGGCCGGGCTGGACGTGGCCACCGGGCTGCACAAGCGGCTGTCGTCCTTCCCCGCCGTGGCGGCCGCGGCGGCGAAGCACGGGCGCAAGCTGCACGACGTGCGCTTCCCGGACCGGGACTTCGCCACGGGCCAGGGCACGAAGCGGCCCGGCCTGCGCGTCCTCACCGTGGGCACCGACTGCGCGGTGGGCAAGAAGTACACGGCGCTGGCGCTGGAGAAGGAGCTGCGCCAGCGCGGTTGGAAGGCGGACTTCCGGGCCACCGGGCAGACGGGCATCCTCATCTCCGGGCGCGGCGTGGCGCTGGATGCCGTCGTGTCCGACTTCGTCGCCGGCGCGGCGGAGTGGCTCACCCCCGCGAACGACTCGGACCACTGGGACGTGGTGGAGGGTCAGGGGTCGCTGTTCCACCCCTCCTTCGCGGGCGTCACGCTGGGCCTGCTGCACGGCGCGCAGCCGGACGCCTTCATCGTCTGTCACGAGCCCACGCGCACGCGCATGCGGGGCGTGAAGCACCCGCTGCCGTCCATCCAGGACGTCATCGACCGCACGGTGCTGGAGGGCCGCCTGACGAACCCGGCCATCCAGTGCACGGGCATCGCCATCAACACCGAACACCTGGGCGAGGACGAAGCGCGCTCGCTCCTGGAGGCCACCGGCCGGGCGCATGGCCTGCCCTGCGTGGACCCGCTGCGCACGGGCGCGGGCCCCCTGGCCGACGCGCTGGCGAGCCGCTTCCCGCGCGGGTGA